DNA from Lagenorhynchus albirostris chromosome 15, mLagAlb1.1, whole genome shotgun sequence:
ATACCTCTAGGAAGCCCTTCCTTAGCATATTTAATTAACACTGTTTCATGTTGTTGTATTGTTTCATAGTAATAATCTTTAATATCCACAAAATATTCTATGCCTGCCTTGTTCATGCCGAACATCCCCATACATAATCAACAAATGTTTGTGGAGTGAACAAGCGAATGATCGGAAGCTCCTGAAGGAGGTGGGCGGATCCTGTGGACGTCCTAAGATGTCGTGAAGTCAGTCAGGGTTACGGGTCAAAGGGTAAGTAAGGGTCAGTGCCATACCTTACGATGGGCTTCAGGGCAGTTTGGAGGCTGACTTTCATGTCCAGCGGGTAGGCACACTGGAAGTTGATGCTGAGGATGGTGTCTCTGATGATGAAATCGTTGACCAAGAAGAGGGTGTTTTTGTAGATGGCATGGGTTTGGTTTCTCTTTGGCATAAAAACAAGACCACACGTATGTTTATGTGGATGAGGGTACAAGTGTATCTGGGATTCAGGTCTGTGTGACCCCAGAGTTGATGCTGTCAGTCAAGCTGACACCCTGCCCTCTGACCTCAAGGAGGCAATGGGCCTCCTCCCGCAGTGGCACTGACACTTTACGGGAAGGGGACTGAAGACCCCAGATCAAAAACTAGAACAATAAATTGCTGACCCTTGGGAACAGTCAGGAACCACCATGACTGGTCCTCTGTGAACCTTTCCCACCTCATCCCTAAGTgaaataatcataatcataacTTACATTTGCTGAGCTTAAGATCAAACCTATTCTCAGCTCTCTCCTGGACAAACACGTGTAAGCTCACATACCTCTAGAGGCCCATggaggctaagtgacttgtccaagggcTCCCAGTTACTGAGACACTCTGGCAGCAGTGGGATAAACACCACTCACCTCCAGAATGTTTCCGCAGGCACCAGCCTGGGCGGGGCTGGTCACCGATATCCAGTTGTTCTCCTCTCTTTGCATCATGCTGCTGCAGTTCCAGTTCTGGTCCCGAAGGTAGGCATGGACCTCGTCCCCGAAACCCAGGCCTCCCAGCAGACACTTGTCCAGGGACACTTTGATCTCCTTGGCCTGACAGTCCAGCTGGGGCTGCAAACTGTGCACATCTGGAAagttgggagagggagggaggtagagTGGACAGAAGCCTGGAAGTAGCGGGCAAAGCTCACACTTTCTGCCCTTTGGCAAAGCCACCTTGCCCACCGGGAGGCTGGGGAGACTGGAGGGGGCCTGGGACCCACGTGGGATTCACACCCAGGCTTGTGGTAGGCGAAGTTGGCAAAGATGCCCCTGGTCCAAGATTTCCAAGCATTTTGTGTGCAGGCTTGGTGAAGGTTCTCGTGTCTGGTTCCTGTTGAGCTCCAGAGCAGGTCGCCCCAAAGTATGCTTAATGGtacattgattattttgaataaaagttaCTTAAGGTACAGCTGATGCAAGAGGGACACTGtgaccctcctctctgtctccctgaagGCAGGAACTAAGTCTCCCCTGTGAAAGGTGCcctccctgcatctggaggtagaaggacaGCCTTGTCACCAGAGATGAGGAACTCGGGCTCCTTCTTGCCCCTCTGCTTAGAACACTCTCTCCTCTGCAGCGACTGGGAGTGTGCTCACAGGAAAGCAGGCCTGTGCCCAAAGCAAGCGTCGGAGGCCCTTGTTAGAGTCTCGGAGGGAAGGAGATCATCTCAGCGGGAAGCTCATCCAATCCCCACCCAGGGCTTAGGGCTCATCTGTGGCATGTCTACCCGTGGGTCACCTGACTGTGTTTGCTTACCTACTGGGATGAAAAAAACATCACCTCCAGAGCCTGCCCATTTGGACTGCTCTGATTGAAGTCTCATAAAATCCCTGCATTGtgggtattttttattattatctcatgcccattttacagatgaggacattacGGCTCAGAGAGTGTAGGTGGCTtgtcccaggccccaggccccacctgGCCAATCCAGGATTGGCACAGGAGTCTGCCCCTGCTCCTCATGTACAGACGCTGCAGATATTTGAACACAACTTCCACACCTGCAGAGTTCTCATCCTTTGTCCCTCATGGGTCAAGCCCACTCATTCCTGAGGCCACGGTCCAGTGGCTGACCTGGAAACGTGCTCCATCCCTGCCCCCAATCCTTGCAAACTCACTGGCTTCATGCACTCTCATCCCCTGACCTCAGCTCCATCCCTACTGACTCTGGTCCACACCTTGTCCAGACCCTCTGAagttccctccctcctgccctgcccactAGGCCAGCCCAATCCCAGCGCTCACCGGAGATATTGAGGTCCTGTCTGCAGAAGCAGTCCCAGGTGCCGCTGACGAAGCGACACTCCTCCTTGGAGCGGCAGGTCCTCTCACAGTTGTGCTGCGTGGTGGCGGGGTCTGGGGTAAGGTGCAGAGGAAGAGGATAAGATGCAGAGCAGGGTGGACCTGAGGCCACCAAGGCCAACCTTGTCATTCTACAGGGCACGGAAGACTTGTGCCACGCTTGGTGGAAGGGTCAAGCCTCAAACTCGAATTTCCTGACTCCTAATCCAGTGAGGTGAGAACCTCGGAGGTGCATCCTAGTGCTTTTACTACAAGGCAGACGCTGTTCCCAGTACTTTCCATGCATTAGCTCGTTCATTTCACGCGGTGACCACATGGGGGTGAGGGTAGCACAGCAGTTAAGCATTTGGATCGTGCAGCTGGGGTGCTaggctcacacctggctctgccACAATTCCAGCTCTGTGATGTTGGGAGAActgctgaacctctctgtgccccagaccCCTCATCTGAACTAACTATATAGTGCCTGTCTCATGAAGTTGAGGAGAGGACTAAAGGAATGAATGGTTTCAAGTGTTTAGAACAGGAGCAGAGGCACTGTAATGCATGCTGTGTTGCTGTCATTTTTGCCATTGTCCGTTTTTTTCAGCTCAGAAAACCCAAACTCAGAGAGTTAAATTAAACTGCCCAAGTGAAATCTAAATCTCAATGAGTTTGAGTTCTGAATATTATGCCACACACGTGGATAGATGTACCAGGAGATTTCACCTTCAGATCCGAATTTCTGGCTTTACTTGAAATGCTGGAAGGTCTGGCAGCCCTTGGGCAACATTCCCATTGGGCAATAACTGACAGGCACTGAGTCGAGGCTGTTCTGCTGAGTCTCCTCCTGACCTGCTCCACTCTCTCTACTGACCCTGGGCACTTCACCGGGTAGCCCTGCTCCCCTCACCTGTGCAATATCTCAGATCACACTTCGGGATGCCCTCCAACCGGTACACGTGGTACTGGCCCGGGCAAGCCTTCACCAGCACCTCCATCTTCCAGAGGCAGCAGTTGCCACTCCAATGGGCACAGGCGATACGGTTGACGATGCCCTCCCCGACGGTGGGGTGGGTACCATTCAGCCACACGGGAGCAGCCGTCTGGCAGTGGTGCATGGGGACGCAGTCCTCCGGCATCCTCACTCCTCCGTCTCCCACAAATCGGTACCAGCCGTGCTTGTCACTGTCACATTTCTCGTCTTCTCCCGTGTTCTCTGTGCTTCGGGAGGGTTCATCCAGTAGGGTGTAATTCTGGCAGGGGTCAAAACAGAGCTGCGCCTCTGGGGTGCCAGGGGCTCCACACTCCAAGCCCTGCTCGTAGGAACTGGCACTGGTGGGGTTTCTGTAACCTGGAGAGTAACAGTATGCTTAGGTTTACAGAGAAACCCCAGAGCCTACAGCGTTTTTATCCCTGACACACTTTGTTTTGGAAATGCTGGGGGCCCCAATGAGGACAAGCAGAACATGATCCATTCATTGACCACCAGCCCTCATCACCTTGGGGTCAGAATAATCCTGAGGCCTTTGTGTGGTACATTACAGGCATTAAGAACATCGGGgtcattaaaatgaataaagtagaaATGAAACTTGTCAGAGTCCATTGCATTCCCAgaagtaaccataaatttgttgtACAGTCTTTAGACCCTTTCTATGCATATGTTTAAAATacagttctttttaaataaaaatgggttTAATGTTGTAGagcttatttttttccacttgcatctctttctttctttctttctttctttctttcaacatttttattggagtataattgctttacaatggtgtgttagtttctgctgtataacaaagtgaatcagctatacatgtacatatgttcccatatctcttccctcttgcgtctccctcccaccctccctatcccacccctcta
Protein-coding regions in this window:
- the GP2 gene encoding pancreatic secretory granule membrane major glycoprotein GP2 isoform X1, translating into MSQLMERMAPVLWLALASCILTLASTEQQGYRNPTSASSYEQGLECGAPGTPEAQLCFDPCQNYTLLDEPSRSTENTGEDEKCDSDKHGWYRFVGDGGVRMPEDCVPMHHCQTAAPVWLNGTHPTVGEGIVNRIACAHWSGNCCLWKMEVLVKACPGQYHVYRLEGIPKCDLRYCTDPATTQHNCERTCRSKEECRFVSGTWDCFCRQDLNISDVHSLQPQLDCQAKEIKVSLDKCLLGGLGFGDEVHAYLRDQNWNCSSMMQREENNWISVTSPAQAGACGNILERNQTHAIYKNTLFLVNDFIIRDTILSINFQCAYPLDMKVSLQTALKPIVSSLNISVDGEGEFTVRMALFQDQNYTSPYEGSAVVLSVESMLYVGAILERGDTSRFNLVLRNCYATPTGDMNDPVRYFIIRNSCPNKRDSTIYVEENGVSSESRFSVQMFMFAGNYDLVFLHCEISLCNSLKEQCQPSCSRNQLRSEGVAIDPARVLDLGPITRRGAQSLGVMSGTTSTAVFLVAWPMLLLPVLLAGLF
- the GP2 gene encoding pancreatic secretory granule membrane major glycoprotein GP2 isoform X2, with product MSQLMERMAPVLWLALASCILTLASTEQQGYRNPTSASSYEQGLECGAPGTPEAQLCFDPCQNYTLLDEPSRSTENTGEDEKCDSDKHGWYRFVGDGGVRMPEDCVPMHHCQTAAPVWLNGTHPTVGEGIVNRIACAHWSGNCCLWKMEVLVKACPGQYHVYRLEGIPKCDLRYCTVPVNPATTQHNCERTCRSKEECRFVSGTWDCFCRQDLNISDVHSLQPQLDCQAKEIKVSLDKCLLGGLGFGDEVHAYLRDQNWNCSSMMQREENNWISVTSPAQAGACGNILERNQTHAIYKNTLFLVNDFIIRDTILSINFQCAYPLDMKVSLQTALKPIVSSLNISVDGEGEFTVRMALFQDQNYTSPYEGSAVVLSVESMLYVGAILERGDTSRFNLVLRNCYATPTGDMNDPVRYFIIRNSCPNKRDSTIYVEENGVSSESRFSVQMFMFAGNYDLVFLHCEISLCNSLKEQCQPSCSRNQLRSEGVAIDPARVLDLGPITRRGAQSLGVMSGTTSTAVFLVAWPMLLLPVLLAGLF